GAAAGtccaaaaaaagtttaaaaaacatatttaatttaaaaaagaatAAGCAGCAAGATGTCATATCAGAAGATGAGAGCCAGCCAATGATGTTTAAAATAAAAGAAACTAAAGCAGGTGAAAGACAGTATCAACTAAGTATTGGTGAGATGCCTTCTGATGAGTTCCTTCTTCATGATTGCTCGGACCGTGACATGTACATTGAGGCAGCTGATTCATTCAAAACACTGTGTGAGGATGTGGCTTCTCTAAAAAGTTTTGACTCTCTTACCGGATGTGGGGAAATATTTGCAGATGAAAGTGCCTCTTTTATTGACATAGAAAACAGCCGAGTCACATTTATATCAAAGCCAAGTTCCATAGCTGCTAGTTTTCAAGGAGGAGTGGAACGACTTGCCTCTCCAGCCAAATCTGAGTCTATTGACTTCTCTAGGCTACGTGGTCACATGGATTCATCTGCAAAAAGTGTATGTTCAAATGTACTTTCTGAAACCAATAGGCCACTAGTTTGTCAAGGCCTAAGTAAAGTAGAAATTAATGGCAGCTTATCAATAGATCAAGTCTCCATCTTATCCTACAGTGATCTAATGTCTTCTAATGAGAATATTCATGACGCTGACTCCCCAATGTCCACAAGTGATGAGGGGTATTATGACTCATATTCTCCAACACTGGAAGAAGGCAAAAATGAGGTTGGCAATGTTAGACCATTTCCAAGGGATAGCTATAGTGGAGATGCCCTTTATGAGTTATTTTCTGACTCATGTGAAAAGAAGCTCTGGCCTGTTCAGGACTGTGACTTGTCTGCTCCTGGTCATAATAATGACAATCCTACATCCATATATAGTTTTTGTGTGGGATCTGATGAAAATATGGCCTCTGAACCTGCACTAGAACTTGTTGCAGAAGACAATCTTGAGAGTACATGGAAAGGAAGAGAATGTTTATTAAAACTATGTGATACAGAGCTGTCTTTAACTATTGGAATGGTTAACTGGTTAAGAAAGAcagaaaaaataccaaaaaatgatcaaaatgtcacttgtagctCAGAGGAGCCACCAGGCACAAGGAATGAGAATGACAGTAAAGTTGAAGAAATCACAGCAATGTCTGGAGATAGCAAGGGAGAGTCCTTTTCAGATTGTGAATCAGTCAAAATTGAATATACTGAGCATGCAAATAACAGAAAAGGAAATATAGACAGTGTAGCCAGCACATTTGCTGAAATACCAAAACCTAAAACTGATTCAGACAACAGCAAATTTGAAAAAAACTCTCCATTTGTAACACATGTGGTCTTATATGACCCACCTCCAAAGCAAAATAGTTTAGATAACGTTACTGAATATAAGGATCAATTAGAATTATCCACTCCATATGCCAATGCTGTAGCTCCAGTGGTTTCATCACAAGAGCCAAATCTCATGGATGTTCCTCTTCTTGTTAACCATCTAGATTCCTTGCAGCCAATGGACTTTCAATGTCTTACATATTCTATATCTAAAAATAATAGATGGTTAGCTGACATTCTGGAGACGTGCCCTGCTGATGTCCCACCACTGCAAATATTATTTGACCACCAGCATATATTGGATTGTTTAGGCAAAGTAATGCGGCCTTATGAAATTGTCCAACATATCAAAAACTCTGTAGAAAGACTTGGTCCTTCTGAACAGACCTCACAATTCACAATTGATAATAGAGTAAAGAAGAAAAATCTGATAACAGATCCACAACAACCAAACAGCAGATGTAGGAAAGAATTTGGCCGTGATTATACCAGTAACCAACAATGCTTAGTAAGAACATCAAAACTACTTCCAAAGGAGACTAACGCCTCCAAGGATGAGATTAGACCAGGATTCCTACCTCTTTTTAAATCAACCTGCTCATCTGTGATCTCTCGTTGTTCTTCAGTTTTATACAGAGTTCGCAACTCCGAAGATGCAGTAATATATTTTGATACAAGAAATTACAACCTGTTGCCTGAAAGTAATGATAAGCTTACACGAGATTCGAGTGCTTCATCAGTAGATTACTCTAAATACACAGAGGATGGTTTTCTGTCTATTACTTCTACGACTTTTACTAAGGATAGTGGTAAGTATACTTTACATcattggttgtcaagcagttgatCATGATCTACTGGTTAGATCTCTAATAAGTCCTAGGTCCATAGGTCATTATGAGAAATATGAAGGTATACATGAGGAGTTACATTATTTCTGGACATTATATGTCTAGTATCTGTCATTTCTAGCAGTTTTTCCCTCTACAATTTGTCTGTAGTTGCCAGCTTTTTCTGGGTTGGTGTGCATGTCTGGCCAGACACAGGACATGGAGAAATATGTGAGCATTTTagatgtgaatccagcaattaaagggaatgtgaaatcagaaaatgacctattgtttaaatcatgtttttatgttaaacatatttttttagaagTATAAGTGAGTTAAAATTTTTGCCATGACACTATCTTTATTACAATTTATATATGATCTTGCAATTTTCACAATTAAgcctaaaatatgttaagactagggatgagcgaacccgaacctcaCCGAGTTTGGGTAGTGAAGGAatactgttatggattccgttataacggaatctaACGGATTTCGATGACTGAATGCAAAATGAAagtctttaagaggcattccgttttgatccgtcataatagaagtctatggctaaGCGTAACGAATCCATCTGGTTTCCGAACCCGGTGAGAatcgggttcgcttatccctagttaAAACTTCCTGTGTTTTAAGACcagctacatgggccatagaAACAGTGGACAGGAGCTGATCTTATTGACTAATATAGAAGAGTTATATAAAACAAGGGACTCTAGATGCTGGAAGTGCAGCGTGTACAATGCAGATTTTACCCATTTGATCTGGTATTGTCCCCCTATTCAGGATTATTGGACTCAGGTTTTTCGGGAGCTAACCAGATCAACTGGGTGTTCTGCGCCACTGGAGATCTCTATAGCAGTGCTTGGATATATCAGGAAAATAGGTCTTGACAGAGAAAATGAAATGAAATGGGCTAAAGGATTAATGCTGGCTCGGGTTGTAGTGGCTAGAGAGTGGGGGGCAGAcacaccaccaaatattgaagaaTGGAAGAACTTATGTGGGAGGGTGCATAGATATGAATATGCCTGCAGGCAAAAATAAACTGGGAAAAAGCAATGAACAGGAGGAAAGAGGGGAGATAAGGAGCAGGAAGGAAGTGGTTAACAAACAGATGAGAGACGAGTGAAATCCCCGCTATGAGATCATGAAATCAACTTTATCTTTTTCTGTAGAAACCATCAAGACAAccaagggggggggaagggggcgggtTATAATTTGCCTTTATACATGTATGACATGAGAAAAGAAATAGGATAAGGATAGATTCCTGATGTTTAAGGATAATTGTGTAACAAACGCTTGTGTATATTTAGGAAATATCATTGCCTATGTTTTTTGATTCTTGTCTATTTTTATATgctgaaaaggaaaaataaaaatattctaaattaaaaaaaatatatagaagagttttctagacatgctctgtgacctgtgcaaaggtcaggagggagctgataatctgtgaatagtggatcctgtcTATATAGCGGTATTACttatcattgtaattctgcctgcgGTCATactgataattgctattgaaaagttacctgtacagaacagaaaATCATGACccattattaggcctagtggcctaAAAAATAGGTCATAACCAAACTGCTGTTTGGCACAAACTATTAACAACTACAACTGGCTGAAAAGAGTCCAACTCGTCagaaaagattattattatttttttacagatcTGTCTTGTGGTCTTTTTCTCACTCAGTGTCTACTGTGTCATGTAAAAAAAGAGTGTCTGACAGCAATAAGTCTGGATGACAAAATTACTAGTGTATGACCAGCCTTTAACTCAACTAACAAATGtcatttttcttacttttatcaaACTGACAGACAAATCCTTCCCTCCAATGAATAAGTTCTTTGGTGTTAGGAGGTTAAAATGCTACTAATATTACGTGTCCTTCATCCTTTTTGGAATATATGTGTGGAAAAAAACATCATCATGTGAAAATGATGTGGGGCAATTATTAAAGAGTTTACCCAACAACTGTGGCATAAAAAAGTCTCAAATTATGGCACATGCAATATGTGCACCATAATGTGGGACTTTTTAATCTTCTCGCCCACTTTTCCAAAGTGGCGATAAAGGATGCGGGGCTtagtgggaggggcagagatttgcACAGTCCGACAGATTTAGTATAACTTTTGCCAGAAACTGGagaaagttatagctgaagtctgtgCCGGCCCCTGGCTGgtgtagacttcagtttctgacAAACGGAATCTGCTTCTTAATAAATTGGGCGAGTCTCAGGCCAGCACAGGAAGATCAAGGCTGGTGTATGAGTTTgccaattttgataaatgtctCTGAAATGTCTTTGTCAAAACCAAAATACGTTTTCAATGATGAATGACTTATAGTCTGTGACCTAAACGTGGTCACTTCTCTTCTGCATAAAAACAGGACATTTATAAAGTGATATACAGATTACTACAGTATCTCTCTACCTCACCAAGGTTGCTTCCACCTAATATAGAGACTATAATGAACCTCTAAGTAATTACTGGATTAAACAAGGTTGCAGAGTCTAAAGGATTATGCGTTCTTCGCCCTTAACCCCCACATGGAGGTATCGATTTTCTCAGGTTGCAGTTTCCTGTGTCCAATAGCAACAAGTGACAAGGACAGTAGACACAAGCTACAGAAACAGCAGACAGAATCCTAGCCAGATAAACAA
The sequence above is a segment of the Bufo bufo chromosome 4, aBufBuf1.1, whole genome shotgun sequence genome. Coding sequences within it:
- the AMER3 gene encoding APC membrane recruitment protein 3 produces the protein MSNGICTKEADIVRCPRFIRKSKTYDCVMSDDKPEKVTGQITQGRIPNSVSSPGLVEDQGGKRNDIEANKVPCKQNIIDYRNFVPQMPFVPSVAKSLPRKRISLRKSKKSLKNIFNLKKNKQQDVISEDESQPMMFKIKETKAGERQYQLSIGEMPSDEFLLHDCSDRDMYIEAADSFKTLCEDVASLKSFDSLTGCGEIFADESASFIDIENSRVTFISKPSSIAASFQGGVERLASPAKSESIDFSRLRGHMDSSAKSVCSNVLSETNRPLVCQGLSKVEINGSLSIDQVSILSYSDLMSSNENIHDADSPMSTSDEGYYDSYSPTLEEGKNEVGNVRPFPRDSYSGDALYELFSDSCEKKLWPVQDCDLSAPGHNNDNPTSIYSFCVGSDENMASEPALELVAEDNLESTWKGRECLLKLCDTELSLTIGMVNWLRKTEKIPKNDQNVTCSSEEPPGTRNENDSKVEEITAMSGDSKGESFSDSLGSQYRSLTHFKKPVPKPILVMTAHKYSHSTLSKALAASSLRTSA